DNA from Geobacter sulfurreducens PCA:
GAGCGCAACGTCCTGGGGAGTGGTGACGATGACGGCGCCCTCCGCCCCTTCCAGAAGCTGGATCACCGAGAGAGGCTCATCACCGGTCCCTGGCGGGCAGTCGACGATCAGGTAGTCCAGATTACCCCACTCCACGGCGGCCAGAAACTGCTTGATGACGCCGTGTTTGGCCGGTCCCCGCCAGACTACCGCCTCGGCCTGGTCGCGCAGCAGCAGCCCTACCGACATGACTTTGAGGGTGTCGCTGTAGGGAACCGGTTCGATCCGGGCGGCAGTTGCCGGAAGCCGGCCCTCAATGCCGAGAAGGGTCGGGATGCTTGGCCCGTGCAGATCGACATCCAGCAATCCCGTTTTCTTGCCGCTGAGCGAGAGGGCCACGGCCAAGTTGACCGCCACCGAGCTCTTGCCCACGCCCCCCTTGCCCGACAGCACCACGATCTTGTGCTTGATGTTGAAAAGGGCTTCCTGCAGTTCGATCTGCTCTTTGAGCCGGTGCAGCTCTTCCACCTGCTCCCTGTTGCATGATTTTTGCGCTACCTTTTCACCCTGCATGCTGTTCACCTCGTATTTCCTGTCGAATTTCGCCGGATATGTTTTGTCGCCATCCCACCACGAGACTCATAAGGGCTTCGTCTCACCCGCCACTGTTGCACGGTATTGCTCGACCGCCGCGTGGAGCGCCGAAGCCGCCATGTTCGAGCAGTGCATCTTCTCTTCGGGGAGCCCGTCAAGGGCCTGGGCGATGATCTGATCGGAGAGCCCCATGACCTCGTCGAGCCCCTTGCCCATGACAAGCTCCGTTGCCACTGACGATGTGGCGATGGCCGCACCACATCCCTTGATGAGAAATTTGATGTCGCGCACGATATCCTCTTCGATCCTGAGGAAGTAGAGCACCGCATCGCCACAGGTGGGGTCGCCTGCCTGTACCACCACGTTGGCATCCTCCAGTGACCCCACATTGCGCGGGTTGCGCACGTGATCCCATACCTTCGCCGAATAAATCTCAGCCATGTTCGGTTCCTTTCCGTTCCCCGGTCTCGGCGTTGTCATCCGATACGCCGTGTTCGGGCACATCCCCGGTCACGGCCAGGGCTTTCTGCTCCACAAGGGCTTCGATCACCTTTTTCCTTCCCTCGGCCAGTAGCCGCTGGACCGTTCCCCGGGAAACCCCCATCAGCGTTCCCGCTTCCTCCTGGTTCAGCCCCAGCTTGTCGCAGAGAAACAGCGCCTCAAGCTCATCGTGATCCAGGATGATGATCTCCATCTCCTTCAGCGGAGTGCCCGCGGGCTTGAAGACGTGTCCCAGCTTCTCCCGGAGGGGGCAGATGCAGTTGCGTTGTTTTTTCTTGCGTGGCGACATGGGTTCCTTTCATCGGGTGGTCAGTTCCGCCTCGGTGCGGGACAGGACGGCGCTGGTGCCTCACCGAAGAGCGTGCCGGTAAATTTTACGTACCAGGCGGCTGACTGCACCTGGATGATGTAGGCCAGGGCAATGACCAGCGCCGCGTCGGAACCGGCCTTGCCGAAGGCGTTCATGGCCACGGCCAGGGCAATGGAGAGGTTGCGCATCACCGTGCCGTAGGCCAGGGCGATAGCATCGCCCCGGGGAAGGAAAAGCCTGCCCACAACGGTGCTGAGGCTATAGTTGATGCCGTAGAGAATGGCCAGGGGCAGCAGGATTGCCAGCAGATCCTGGGGGCGGGCCGCGATGGCCTGTGCCTTGAGGGCTATGGCGATGAAAACGATGCCCAGGACGCCCAGGGTGGAGAGGCAGGGGAAGCGGGGCGCCCACTGTTCCTGGAATCCTTTCTGGCCGTGCTTCGCTATCAGATAGCGCTGGGTCGCATACCCGACCGCCATGGGCAGGAAAACGATGACGGCGATTTGCTTCATGATGCCGGTCATATCCACCTCCACATGGGCGCCCATGAGGGCTTGCACGTAGAAGGGGGTTGCGATCGAGCCCAGGATGAGGCCCACGACGGTCATCTTGACTGCCGCTTCGAGGTTCCCCCTGGCAAAGCCGGTCCAGGAGATGGTCATGCCGCTGGTGGGGACCAGGGCCGCAAGCAGCAGGCCCAGGGCCATGTAGGGGCGGTCAGCAAAGAAAAGCCTTCCCAGCCCGAAGGCGACAAAGGGCACCACCGCGAAGTTGATGAACTGGGTGAACAGCTGGGCCTTGCCGTCACCTCCCTCCAGTACCTTCTTCAGCTTAAGGGTCACCATCATGGGGTAGACCATGAGAAAGGTGAAGGGGATGATCAGCTCCTTGAGAAAGCCGGTCTCAGTCACGAGACCGAAGACGAAGCCCGCGGCCATCATGGCGGGAATGGTCAGCACCAGGTTCTTGTTGAGTCTGCTCAGCAGTTGCCACATAGCCTTGGCCCTCTGCGCGCGCTCAGCGCGCCTCCTCGATCATGGCCACGATGGCATCGAAGCTCTCATCCAGGGATGAGGCGAACTCGGTGTCGTCCACCAGGGCCTCGATCATGGGCCTGCGGTAGCGGAGCATCCGGACCTCAGTCCTGCCGTCGCGGGTGAACGTGGTGATGAATTTCGGCATGAGAGCGGCCCGTTCCGGGTTTTTCTGAAGGCTTGCGGCCGCCTTTTTCGGCTTGCAGACCTGGATCATATGGAGATCGAACCCTTCGCCAACCATTACGCCATGGGCACCGAAGGTATGCGCCATTTCCATCTTTTCCTCATTGTGAATGACGAACCCTCGCCGGCTGCCGGCCTTGGCCAGCGCCGCGACGAACTCGCCGAGGGGTTTGTCCGTTGTAGCCTGATACAGTTCCGCCCAGTTCATGATCGATCTCTCCTGTTCAGTGAGCGCAGCCGTGGCCATGGCCGTGACCCCCGCAGGTGGGTGGCACGATTTCCTGGAAGGCGCCGCTTCTGAACAAGGCAACGTTTTCCCCCACCGTGGGCGCCTGTGAGCTGAACACTTTGACCTGCGCGCGGTTGAGCATGATGAGTGCACCGGCGCCGATCCCTCCGACCACGACCGCGTCGAGCGGCGCTCCTGCCAAGGCCTTCAGCGGGTTGCACGATCCGTGGCTGTGGTGTTTGTCGGTGTTGTCAATGGAGACCGTTGCCCCGGTCTCAGTGTCCACTACGATAAAGCGCTGTGCGGATCCAAAGTGCTCATACACCTTGCTGTCGAGTCCATCGTCCGATGTCACGGGAAAGCAGAGTTTCATACGTGCCTCCTTTTGTTGTGTGCATATGCACACTATTGCATTCGATTTCTTGAATGTCAATAGCTTTGTGTACAAATTAATTTTGAGTAGAAAACGGCGTCAGTGGAACCAGTAAACAGGTTGCGATGGGGCAGGACTGGTCGGCAGGGTTGAAAGGGAGGAAAAGGCAAAAAGTTGGCACTTGCATGGGCATCCTCATATTTATCACGTATAATTCGATGAAAAGGTAGTCTTGCCGGCTGAGTCCGAGAAGAACAATGACGCAAGATATCATTCTGAGACAGGCCCATATCGAGGCGTTTGAAGACCTTCCGGTGCAGGTCGCCGTGTGCGATACCGAGTACGGGATCGTCTGGGCGAACAAGGCGTACCGGGAGGCCGTGGAGCTTTCCTTACGGGCACTCGTGGGCAGGAAGTGCTATTCCGTACGGGGGATGGGCGTTCCGTGCCGCAACTGCCCGGCGGCTATCGCCGTGGAGGCCGGCACGCCTTCTGACGCGGAGTTGATCCAGCCCCGTCCGGAACACTGCCCGGGACCGCCGGGGACGTGGCTGACAACGGCTTCGCCGCTACGGGATGACAACGGTGCCGTTGTCGGCGTAGTGGTGCTGACGTTTAATGGAGTGCAGACCGGGGCTTCAGACGAGCGGCTGCGTCTGTTCACGGAGCATGCGCCTGCCGCCCTTGCCATGTTCGACCGGGAGATGCGGTATCTTGCCGTGAGCCGGCGCTGGCGCGAAGACTACGGTCTTGGAGACGGCGATATTCTCGGCATGTCTCACTATGATATCTTCCCGGAAATCGGAGAAGAGTGGAAGTCCGTGCATCGCCGCGGCCTCGCGGGGGAAGTTATCCGCGTCGAAGAGGATTGCTTCGTGCGGGCTGACGGCCGAACTCAGTGGCTGCGATGGGAAGTGCGTCCCTGGTACGAGGGGGAAGGCCGAGTGGGGGGCGTCGTCATTTTTACCGAAGACATCACCAGAGCCAAGGTGTCCGAACGCGAATTGCGTCTGGCGCGGTTCTGCATGGACGAATCGGCCATTGCCATCTTTTCGGTGGCCGAGAATGGCCGCATTATCGATGCGAACCGTCGAGCCTGCGAGGGGCTCGGCTATTCACGGGACGAGCTCTGCTCCCTGACGGTCTTCGATATTGACCCGACGTTCAGCGATGATAGTTGGCTCAGGCACCGGGCGAACATCCGCGAGCGCGGCTCCGGTACCATAGAAACCCTCCACCGGCGCAAGGACGGTAGCGTTTTCCCGGTCGAGATCACTGTCACCTATCTCGATTTCGAAGGAGAACGGTTCTCTTTCTCCTTTGCCCATGACATCACCGAGCGTAAGCAGGCCGAGGCTGCCGTGCGGGAGAGCGAGGAAAAATTCCGGAACATTTTCCAGGATCATGCCGCGGCAAAGCTGATCATTGACCCAGAAAGCGGCGCCATCGTCGATGCCAACAATGCTGCAGCGCTCTTTTACGGCTGGTCTGTGGCCGAACTGTGCGGCATGAAGATTTCCAAAATCAACACCCTTCCTTTCTCGCAGGTGAAAGAAGAGATGGACAAAGCCCGGAATTCCGGGAATACGCGGTTCGAATTCCAGCATCGAAAGGCTGACGGCAGCATTGTCGATGTCGAGGTCTACAGCAGCAAAGTCCGCATCGGAGGCAAGGAGTACCTGCATTCGATCATTCACGACATCACCGAAAAACGCAAGCTGGGAGACCAGCTCCGGCAGGCCCAGAAGATGGAGTCAATCGGTACCTTCGCGGGAGGTGTCGCTCACGATTTCAACAACATCCTTACGGTTATCACGGGGTGCGGTTCAATGCTGCGACTGAAGCTTGAGCAGCACCCCCAGTTCCTGCCCCTGCTCGATCAGATCCTCAAATCATCTGAAAAAGCGGCAACCTTGACGCGAAGCCTCCTGGCATTCAGCCGCAAACAGGTCATCGTACCGAAACAGCATGATTTGGCGGAAATTGTTGCGGATATGGAGAAATTCCTCCAACGGATCATCGGAGAAGATATCGATTTGAAATTCTCCCTGCCGAGCTACGGATTGCCGGTTTCCGTGGACCAGGGCCAGATTGAGCAGGTCATCGTCAATCTGGCGGCCAACGCTCGCGATGCCATGACGGAAGGTGGGATGCTGGCCATAGGCGCGGACATGGTGCGGCTCGACACGATTTCAGCGTCCCTCCACGGCTGCCGTCCGGGAGACTATGCCCTGCTTACCGTTACCGACAGTGGGATCGGCATGGATGACGCAACAAAGGAGAAAATTTTCGATCCCTTCTTCACAACCAAGCCGGTCGGCAAGGGGACGGGCCTCGGTCTGGCCATGGTTTACGGCATCATCAAGCAGCACGATGGGGTGATTACGGTTTATACCGAGGTGGGAAGGGGTACCACATTCCGGATTTATCTTCCCCTGGCAGCCGGTGCGCGGGAGCATGCCGATGCGACGCCGGTTTTCCCGGGGGGAAACGAAACCATTATGCTCGTGGAGGATGATGAATCCGTGCGAACCACCACGGCGGATATTCTGACAATGTTCGGCTACCGTGTTGTGACCGCGGGGGACGGGGCAGAGGCCATCGAACGGTATCGTGCGACCGGAGAGGATATAGCCTTGGTGATTCTTGACGTCATCATGCCGCGGATGAATGGCCGCCAGGTCCATGACGAGCTCCTAAAGATCAACCCGGCTGTGAAGGTCGTCTATACGAGCGGCTACACTGCCGATCTGATCGAGAACAAAGGAGTTCTCGACGCCGGTATCCAATTCGTTCCCAAACCGCTCCTCCCCCAGGACATTCTCACGGCAATCCGTCGGGTGCTGGATGGCCGTGAGGTGCTGCCAAGCCTGCATCATGAGCATGAGCCGGCCGAGGTAGAACCTCAGTCGTAGTGCCCCGCGACCTGAGTTCTACGGAAACACTCTTCGATTGAACAAACAAAAAAACGAATTATAGTTAAGGTTGTGTCCCGTGCGGCCGGCACTAACCGTACTTCCGGTGCCGGTCCCGTCTGTGCCGATGGTGCTATGCCCGCTCCATGGAATTTCTGAGCGGCACAATCCACTCGGGGCGTGAGCGGCCTGATGGACTCTCATCTTATGTTAGCGGAGTGAACTGATGCAAAACGACCAGTGTCGCGGCAGGGTCCTGGTGATGGACGATGACGAAGATATCAGGATGATCGCGGGCTTTTACCTTGAACGGTGTGGGTTTTCCGCCGACTTTGCCGAAGACGGCAAACAGGCCGTGGAACTGTACGGCACCGCCCTTTCGCAGGGCAGGCGTTATGCGGCGGTGATCATGGATTTATCCGTCCCCGGCCGAATGGGGGGGCTTGAAGCCATTGCCCGGATCACGGAAGTCGATCCGAATCTGATAGCCTTCATATCGAGCGGCAGCACGGAATTCCTCGATCAGGTGGAGATGGAACGTCTCAGCATTCGGGGAATACTGCCGAAACCGTTCAGGGAAAATGACATCTCACAGCTGATCGAGGCCATCGGGACACCATGAATTACTGCGCAGAATCACGCCAATCATACGAAAGAAGGTCTCTATGCCGGTCACGACTCACCTGATTTATTTCTCCCCCACCAGCACCACGAAAATGATCGTCGAACAGATTGCCGAGGGCATTGGCGACACGAGTGTTGCACACCATGACCTAACCCGGTTGAAAGGTGGGCTCGATCTGCGGCTTGATGACGGTCTTGCCGTTATCGGTGTCCCGGTTTACGCGGGGCGGGTGCCGGAAATCTGTCTGGAGCGACTGGGTGGTTTGTCGGCGTCCGGCGTTCCCGCCGTGCTGGTTGTCCTGTACGGCAACCGCGCGTTCGAGGATGCGCTGATCGAATTGCGGGATGTCGCTGTTGCCAAAGGATTTACGGCGATCGCTGCCGGCGCGTTTATCGGTGAACATTCGTATTCGACGACTACCCAACCGATTGCCGCCCATCGCCCGGACCCGGCCGACCTGGCAAAGGCGCGGGAGTTCGGATGGCTCATCGCCCGCCGACTGCGTGCCGGCATCGGTCTGGCAATGCCGGTGATTCCCGGCGACGTGCCCTACAGGGAGCGGCCGCCGCTGGGCGGTGTCGCGCCGGAAACCGATCCCGGGCTCTGCACCCTGTGCGGTACCTGCGCCGCCCTGTGTCCTACCTTTGTCATCAAGGTGGATGACAGGGTCCTGACGAGCGCGGAAGGGTGTCTGAAGTGCTGTGCTTGCACAAAAGGCTGTCCCGCAGGGGCCAGGACGCTGCATCACCCCACGGTTGAAACACGGTGCGAGATGCTGGTCAACCAGTGCAGCGAGCGGAAAGAGCCGGCATTGTTCCTGTAGGGGGTGCAGCAGGTCCGGATCAGGGCCTTTCGCATGCGGTGGTTCTGACCACGCAGTAATGTGTGGTAACCAGAAAGAAAAAGGGGTCAGCACCACAGTTGCTGACCCCTTGTTTTTATGGTGCCGAAGACTGGACTCGAACCAGCACACGGTTGCCCGCACAAGATCCTGAATCTTGCGTGTCTACCAATTCCACCACTTCGGCGTTGGACTTGAACTTATAGCACCCCCCATTCAGGTTTGCAAGCACTTTTTTCGAGTGTGACGCTTCGCCGCCCTTACTCACCATCACTTGCCGATTGAGTCTGCGTTCAATACTTCATGAAGTGCGGCAAAGAGATGCGGGAAGTTGAACGGCTTACCGAAGACCTGTCGGATGCCGGCCGATTGCGCCTGGGCCTGGATGCCGGGGTAGATGTGGCCCGTGCCCATGAAAACCGTTAGTTCCGGCTTGAGACGACGGGCCCGGTGTGCCAGCTCGAAACCGTTCATGAGCGGCATGTTCTGGTCGGTGATCATGACGGCGCACGTATTGTTCGCGAGCAGTTCCAGTGCTTGGGAGCCATTCTCCGCGCAGATAACGTCGATGCCCTCGTTTTCGAGAACGAGCCTCACGAAAATGAGAATATCGCGATCATCGTCCACAACAAGTACGCGAGCCCTCGCAGGCGCCGCAAGATGGCGGCTGCCCATCAGCAGTTTATTGTGTTTCATGGGGGTCTCCATTGCCGGCACTGGGGGCCGACTCCATGGGTGCGTTGTGGATGACGGGGACCGGTTCTTTCAGGCGATACCCGACTCCGATTGTGGCGACAGGGGGTCCGTGGAGCTGAATCAGTCCCAGCTCTTCGAGCCTCCTGCACATGAATGTCAGTCGTCCGGGCGGATGGATCGGGCCAAGCGCCTCCTCAATGACACTGTACGGAAGGAGTCCACGTCCGTTGGTGCCGGCCGCTGCCAGAAAAAGCACATACAGCCTGAAATCGCCTCCGGAGAGGAGGGCATTGGTGCCCGTCTCATACAAGGCCTTGAGCAGGAAGCGTTTGTCCACGATACCTCCGGATATGGCGATTGAAGTGATGATGTGATAAATAATCCTTAATGTCAATGACAAATACGACTGATAGTCATATTGTTAATCGCATTGACACATGGGGGTGAAAGGGGGTATATCAAACGTGCGTCAGGGTGTGCATAAACCCGCGTCTGGTCGGAATTCTCCGTGGGTTCCAGTACCTGATCGAGCCGCTGGGAGTTGCCGTTGAACTGTAATATAGGACATGCGCTGAAAAGGCTTAGAAGCGAGCGTGGGCTGACCCAGAAGGATCTGGCGGCGCTGGTGAGTGGTGGCCTCGACTATACCTATATCGGTAAGATCGAGCGAGGCGAGCAGCTGCCGTCGTTGAAGATTCTGATCGGCATAAGCGAGGCACTCGGTGTGCCCGTGGGCATCTTCTTCGGAGGCGAGTCGGCTGCCGAGGCTGCGCGGCTTCGGGTGGTCCAGGCCGGTAAGGCGGGGGAGCTGGAGAAGGAACTGCGCGTGCTCCATCCGGACGACCTGCCCCTTGTGGTTGAAATTGTCCGTCTGCTCAACCGGCATCGGAGGGCGGAACGGAAAAAA
Protein-coding regions in this window:
- a CDS encoding helix-turn-helix domain-containing protein, coding for MNCNIGHALKRLRSERGLTQKDLAALVSGGLDYTYIGKIERGEQLPSLKILIGISEALGVPVGIFFGGESAAEAARLRVVQAGKAGELEKELRVLHPDDLPLVVEIVRLLNRHRRAERKKAYQTPAGSLPLAAEDGPSYSKP
- a CDS encoding DUF134 domain-containing protein gives rise to the protein MSPRKKKQRNCICPLREKLGHVFKPAGTPLKEMEIIILDHDELEALFLCDKLGLNQEEAGTLMGVSRGTVQRLLAEGRKKVIEALVEQKALAVTGDVPEHGVSDDNAETGERKGTEHG
- a CDS encoding iron-sulfur cluster assembly scaffold protein gives rise to the protein MAEIYSAKVWDHVRNPRNVGSLEDANVVVQAGDPTCGDAVLYFLRIEEDIVRDIKFLIKGCGAAIATSSVATELVMGKGLDEVMGLSDQIIAQALDGLPEEKMHCSNMAASALHAAVEQYRATVAGETKPL
- a CDS encoding 4Fe-4S binding protein; its protein translation is MPVTTHLIYFSPTSTTKMIVEQIAEGIGDTSVAHHDLTRLKGGLDLRLDDGLAVIGVPVYAGRVPEICLERLGGLSASGVPAVLVVLYGNRAFEDALIELRDVAVAKGFTAIAAGAFIGEHSYSTTTQPIAAHRPDPADLAKAREFGWLIARRLRAGIGLAMPVIPGDVPYRERPPLGGVAPETDPGLCTLCGTCAALCPTFVIKVDDRVLTSAEGCLKCCACTKGCPAGARTLHHPTVETRCEMLVNQCSERKEPALFL
- a CDS encoding PAS domain-containing hybrid sensor histidine kinase/response regulator, translating into MTQDIILRQAHIEAFEDLPVQVAVCDTEYGIVWANKAYREAVELSLRALVGRKCYSVRGMGVPCRNCPAAIAVEAGTPSDAELIQPRPEHCPGPPGTWLTTASPLRDDNGAVVGVVVLTFNGVQTGASDERLRLFTEHAPAALAMFDREMRYLAVSRRWREDYGLGDGDILGMSHYDIFPEIGEEWKSVHRRGLAGEVIRVEEDCFVRADGRTQWLRWEVRPWYEGEGRVGGVVIFTEDITRAKVSERELRLARFCMDESAIAIFSVAENGRIIDANRRACEGLGYSRDELCSLTVFDIDPTFSDDSWLRHRANIRERGSGTIETLHRRKDGSVFPVEITVTYLDFEGERFSFSFAHDITERKQAEAAVRESEEKFRNIFQDHAAAKLIIDPESGAIVDANNAAALFYGWSVAELCGMKISKINTLPFSQVKEEMDKARNSGNTRFEFQHRKADGSIVDVEVYSSKVRIGGKEYLHSIIHDITEKRKLGDQLRQAQKMESIGTFAGGVAHDFNNILTVITGCGSMLRLKLEQHPQFLPLLDQILKSSEKAATLTRSLLAFSRKQVIVPKQHDLAEIVADMEKFLQRIIGEDIDLKFSLPSYGLPVSVDQGQIEQVIVNLAANARDAMTEGGMLAIGADMVRLDTISASLHGCRPGDYALLTVTDSGIGMDDATKEKIFDPFFTTKPVGKGTGLGLAMVYGIIKQHDGVITVYTEVGRGTTFRIYLPLAAGAREHADATPVFPGGNETIMLVEDDESVRTTTADILTMFGYRVVTAGDGAEAIERYRATGEDIALVILDVIMPRMNGRQVHDELLKINPAVKVVYTSGYTADLIENKGVLDAGIQFVPKPLLPQDILTAIRRVLDGREVLPSLHHEHEPAEVEPQS
- a CDS encoding response regulator, with protein sequence MQNDQCRGRVLVMDDDEDIRMIAGFYLERCGFSADFAEDGKQAVELYGTALSQGRRYAAVIMDLSVPGRMGGLEAIARITEVDPNLIAFISSGSTEFLDQVEMERLSIRGILPKPFRENDISQLIEAIGTP
- a CDS encoding DUF302 domain-containing protein produces the protein MNWAELYQATTDKPLGEFVAALAKAGSRRGFVIHNEEKMEMAHTFGAHGVMVGEGFDLHMIQVCKPKKAAASLQKNPERAALMPKFITTFTRDGRTEVRMLRYRRPMIEALVDDTEFASSLDESFDAIVAMIEEAR
- a CDS encoding response regulator, translating into MKHNKLLMGSRHLAAPARARVLVVDDDRDILIFVRLVLENEGIDVICAENGSQALELLANNTCAVMITDQNMPLMNGFELAHRARRLKPELTVFMGTGHIYPGIQAQAQSAGIRQVFGKPFNFPHLFAALHEVLNADSIGK
- a CDS encoding arsenic resistance protein, which gives rise to MWQLLSRLNKNLVLTIPAMMAAGFVFGLVTETGFLKELIIPFTFLMVYPMMVTLKLKKVLEGGDGKAQLFTQFINFAVVPFVAFGLGRLFFADRPYMALGLLLAALVPTSGMTISWTGFARGNLEAAVKMTVVGLILGSIATPFYVQALMGAHVEVDMTGIMKQIAVIVFLPMAVGYATQRYLIAKHGQKGFQEQWAPRFPCLSTLGVLGIVFIAIALKAQAIAARPQDLLAILLPLAILYGINYSLSTVVGRLFLPRGDAIALAYGTVMRNLSIALAVAMNAFGKAGSDAALVIALAYIIQVQSAAWYVKFTGTLFGEAPAPSCPAPRRN
- a CDS encoding Mrp/NBP35 family ATP-binding protein produces the protein MQGEKVAQKSCNREQVEELHRLKEQIELQEALFNIKHKIVVLSGKGGVGKSSVAVNLAVALSLSGKKTGLLDVDLHGPSIPTLLGIEGRLPATAARIEPVPYSDTLKVMSVGLLLRDQAEAVVWRGPAKHGVIKQFLAAVEWGNLDYLIVDCPPGTGDEPLSVIQLLEGAEGAVIVTTPQDVALTDVRKSVTFCRQMKLPVIGVVENMSGFVCPHCGEGVDIFKSGGGKLMADEMSVPFLGRIPLDPAMVRAGDEGEPLVEHRADSPTAKAFAEIVATVAARCDTAVNAAREGGQ
- a CDS encoding NifB/NifX family molybdenum-iron cluster-binding protein, which codes for MKLCFPVTSDDGLDSKVYEHFGSAQRFIVVDTETGATVSIDNTDKHHSHGSCNPLKALAGAPLDAVVVGGIGAGALIMLNRAQVKVFSSQAPTVGENVALFRSGAFQEIVPPTCGGHGHGHGCAH